The following nucleotide sequence is from Nothobranchius furzeri strain GRZ-AD chromosome 6, NfurGRZ-RIMD1, whole genome shotgun sequence.
TTGCATGCTGTTCACCAGTTTGCTGTAATCTGGGGTGTAACTTGATACTGCAACTCTGACTGAGTCATGTAGATGAGCATCAGTAAGGCGTGTTCTGTGGTTGCTCTTTATGAAGTTCATGTCAGAAAAGGCTGATTCACACAGATAAGTTGAACCAAACATGCAGGCAACCTTCATAGCTGCTGTGCACACACCTTTGGACTTCTCTGTATCCACAAGGCACCAAAGGTTTGGTTCACTTTGATGGGCTTTGAGATGGAGGTCGTTTTGCAGTGTTATAATTTCTATCTCCACCTCCCCAGCATTCAAGCTGAATGTTGCACTTAGCTGCTCAGCAATGCATGCAATGTCTACTTGCACAAAAGGATTGGAAATGAATGACACACATGGCTCAAGTTGATCAAAGTCACGAAACCTGTTCTCAAACTCTTGTCCAAGTCTGTTAATGACTTCAGAGTATTTGTCAACAACTTTGTCAAAAGTCTCAGATGCAGAAGCATTGTCATTCAGCACTGACTGCACAGCAGGAAAGTGCAGCGCCCTTTTTTTCTGTAAATGCACAGAGAAAATGTTCATCTTGGCTTTGAATGCATTTACAGCACTTATCATGTCAGCAACAGTTTTACCTTTGCCTTGCAGCTCACAGTTCTAATGGTTAAGTTTCCCAGTGATGTCCGTTAAAAATGCAAGGTCAAGTATCCATCCAATGTCCTCCAGCAATGAGATGTCTTCACCTTTGGATTGCATGAactccttgatttcacacaaaagtgaaaaaaaaacgttGTAAAACCCGTCCCCTGCTGAGCCATCGGATTTCTGTGTGTAGTAACAGGTCGCCATATTCCGCTGACAGCTCCTCCAATAGCACTTTGAATATCCTGTGCTGTTTGGCTTTGGAACGGATGCTATTTATGATCTTCACAACAGGAGTCATCACATGCTCAAATCCGGTCACTTTTGAACATATCGCCTGCTGATGAATGATGCAGTGGTAATGTAGAAATGTTGGGAAGTCTGTGTCACCTTTGCAGTGCGCGATGAAACCTGCGTGCCGGCCGATCATGGCAGGAGCCCCATCTGTAGTCATGGACACCAGCTTTTCTAGTGGTACTTCATTTTCCACAAGAAAACTCTTAACTGCGTTGTAGATATCAACCCCCCTTGTAGTTGTCTGGAGGGGCAGTAATGTCAGAAGTTCCTCTTTAGTGGAGAAGTCATCAAAAACCATACGAATAAAGACCatcagctgtgctgaactgcTGCAGTCCACAGACTCGTCACACTGGATGCTAAACCACTTGCATGTTGCCACATCCTGCTCCAGCTGCTCTGTTAAGTTCTGACATAGCCGTCACTCTTCTTACCGTTGTACTTGCGCCCAGTTGGACGTTGGAGAGAGTGGAGATGACATCGGTTCCATTCTTCTCATCTTTAAATACAGTCTTTGCGATTATCATCATTGCTTCTTTGAAAACTTCTCCATCTGAAAATGTCTTCTTGTTCTTAATCAAAAAATGTGTGGCTCTAAATGACGCTTCTGTTGTTTTTTGTGACTTTTCCACCGGCTTCTTgaataaagactgctgtttgCCCAAAGCTGCCTTTAACTCACGTGCTTTTTCTGTCCGTAGTGCACTGCTAGGTGGGTAGCTAGCATTGTAGCTTTTATGACAAGTACTGAGGTGTCTCTCCACATTGTGCCGCTTTGCTGTCGCCACAGTCATTCCACaaatgagacacacacatttTTCTCTCACGAGCGTAAAAAAGAACTCCTCCTCCCAGTCACTATGAAAATTATATGTTTTCTTTCGTTTTTCAGCCATTTTCGGTTGGTATCCAGCTCCTCATTGGAACAGCACCCGCCCGCTAGCTTAACGCCGCGCCGAATCGAACTAGTAGGTCAAAGAAAGTTCATGtttacgtcttcttcttctacggttTTTAATGACAGCTTGCAGCCTATGTGATTGCACTACTGCCACATTCACGTACGGTAAAGtactatttatatgtcgatggtaaaatataaaaacatacaaaatataaaatatttttgttcttAAAAATTATTCGTTAATAGTTTCATTTTCAAATAAGCATTGATGCAACTGTGACTCAAAAACAAAAGCaacacaataaaaaaaaggaGATATCAAGTCAAGTTCAGTGGTGACTAGTGCTATTTTTAGAACATAGCCTGCGGGCACCACGTGGTTACCCCGAGAGCACCTTGGTGCCCGCGGGCACCACGTTGGTGACC
It contains:
- the LOC139070244 gene encoding general transcription factor II-I repeat domain-containing protein 2-like, yielding MLATHLAVHYGQKKHNKKTFSDGEVFKEAMMIIAKTVFKDEKNGTDVISTLSNVQLGAKQLEQDVATCKWFSIQCDESVDCSSSAQLMVFIRMVFDDFSTKEELLTLLPLQTTTRGVDIYNAVKSFLVENEVPLEKLVSMTTDGAPAMIGRHAGFIAHCKGDTDFPTFLHYHCIIHQQAICSKVTGFEHVMTPVVKIINSIRSKAKQHRIFKVLLEELSAEYGDLLLHTEIRWLSRGRNCELQGKGKTVADMISAVNAFKAKMNIFSVHLQKKRALHFPAVQSVLNDNASASETFDKVVDKYSEVINRLGQEFENRFRDFDQLEPCVSFISNPFVQVDIACIAEQLSATFSLNAGEVEIEIITLQNDLHLKAHQSEPNLWCLVDTEKSKGVCTAAMKVACMFGSTYLCESAFSDMNFIKSNHRTRLTDAHLHDSVRVAVSSYTPDYSKLVNSMQCQVSHQ